In one Nicotiana tomentosiformis chromosome 6, ASM39032v3, whole genome shotgun sequence genomic region, the following are encoded:
- the LOC104115171 gene encoding protein SENSITIVE TO PROTON RHIZOTOXICITY 1-like isoform X1: MEQQVNQRSENHDFTRRQDWDPKAMLNNMSFLEQKIHQLQELVRIIVDHRSLAGIQGNDLSIQQQQLIIADLTSIIVQLISTAGSLLPTVKHHTLSSASPTTKQPAQFGGVWVPSGKVIDAGALPHSVNVTKAEDQPNHVDLMGDCGIVQKYDVDEHEAKDEDEFHDEENLPPGSYEILQLEKEEILAPHTHFCTICGKGFKRDANLRMHMRGHGDEYKTPAALAKPHKDPSSGTMTLIKRYSCPCVGCKRNKEHKRFQPLKTILCVKNHYKRTHCEKSYACSRCNLKKFSVIADLRTHEKHCGIDKWLCSCGTTFSRKDKLFGHISLFQGHTPAIPLDETKGFAGTSDQGQIGKATTEAGEIGFELNVQNGSGLQNTINVKEDADNPGSYLSPLNIETCKLSELQEFPQPPFEDPENSFSFLLSGSCNYPQRAGKI, translated from the coding sequence ATGGAACAACAGGTTAATCAAAGGAGTGAAAATCATGATTTTACCAGAAGACAAGATTGGGATCCAAAAGCCATGTTAAACAATATGTCTTTTCTTGAACAAAAGATTCATCAACTGCAGGAGCTGGTGCGTATAATTGTTGACCACAGAAGTCTAGCTGGGATTCAGGGAAATGACCTTTCAATTCAGCAACAACAGCTAATAATTGCTGATCTTACCTCTATTATTGTTCAATTAATATCAACTGCAGGGAGTCTTCTTCCAACCGTAAAGCATCATACACTTTCCTCCGCGAGCCCAACTACTAAGCAACCTGCACAGTTTGGTGGTGTTTGGGTTCCTTCTGGAAAAGTTATTGATGCCGGTGCACTACCACACAGTGTTAATGTAACTAAGGCAGAAGATCAGCCCAACCATGTTGATCTAATGGGCGATTGTGGCATTGTACAGAAGTATGATGTTGATGAACATGAGGCGAAAGATGAAGATGAATTCCATGACGAAGAGAACCTTCCCCCTGGTTCCTACGAGATTCTGCAGCTGGAGAAAGAGGAAATTCTTGCACCTCACACTCACTTCTGCACAATTTGTGGGAAGGGATTTAAGAGAGATGCCAATTTGCGGATGCATATGAGGGGTCATGGGGATGAGTACAAAACTCCAGCTGCTCTTGCAAAGCCTCACAAGGATCCCAGCTCTGGGACGATGACTCTTATTAAAAGGTATTCCTGTCCTTGTGTTGGTTGCAAGCGCAACAAGGAACATAAAAGGTTTCAGCCGTTAAAAACTATCTTATGTGTGAAAAACCATTACAAAAGAACCCACTGTGAGAAAAGCTATGCTTGTAGTAGGTGCAATCTGAAGAAATTTTCAGTTATTGCAGATCTTAGAACACATGAGAAGCATTGTGGTATAGATAAATGGCTTTGTTCTTGTGGAACAACCTTTTCCAGGAAAGATAAGCTTTTTGGACACATTTCCCTTTTCCAAGGACATACACCTGCAATTCCTCTAGATGAAACCAAAGGTTTTGCTGGGACATCTGATCAAGGCCAAATAGGTAAAGCAACGACAGAGGCTGGAGAGATCGGTTTTGAGTTAAATGTTCAGAATGGTAGTGGGCTTCAAAATACTATAAATGTAAAAGAGGATGCAGATAATCCTGGCAGTTATTTGTCACCTTTGAACATTGAAACTTGCAAGCTTAGCGAACTCCAAGAGTTTCCCCAGCCACCATTTGAGGACCCAGAAAACTCATTCTCTTTTCTACTGTCAGGTTCATGTAATTACCCTCAGAGGGCTGGGAAAATATAG
- the LOC104115171 gene encoding protein SENSITIVE TO PROTON RHIZOTOXICITY 1-like isoform X2, translated as MGDCGIVQKYDVDEHEAKDEDEFHDEENLPPGSYEILQLEKEEILAPHTHFCTICGKGFKRDANLRMHMRGHGDEYKTPAALAKPHKDPSSGTMTLIKRYSCPCVGCKRNKEHKRFQPLKTILCVKNHYKRTHCEKSYACSRCNLKKFSVIADLRTHEKHCGIDKWLCSCGTTFSRKDKLFGHISLFQGHTPAIPLDETKGFAGTSDQGQIGKATTEAGEIGFELNVQNGSGLQNTINVKEDADNPGSYLSPLNIETCKLSELQEFPQPPFEDPENSFSFLLSGSCNYPQRAGKI; from the coding sequence ATGGGCGATTGTGGCATTGTACAGAAGTATGATGTTGATGAACATGAGGCGAAAGATGAAGATGAATTCCATGACGAAGAGAACCTTCCCCCTGGTTCCTACGAGATTCTGCAGCTGGAGAAAGAGGAAATTCTTGCACCTCACACTCACTTCTGCACAATTTGTGGGAAGGGATTTAAGAGAGATGCCAATTTGCGGATGCATATGAGGGGTCATGGGGATGAGTACAAAACTCCAGCTGCTCTTGCAAAGCCTCACAAGGATCCCAGCTCTGGGACGATGACTCTTATTAAAAGGTATTCCTGTCCTTGTGTTGGTTGCAAGCGCAACAAGGAACATAAAAGGTTTCAGCCGTTAAAAACTATCTTATGTGTGAAAAACCATTACAAAAGAACCCACTGTGAGAAAAGCTATGCTTGTAGTAGGTGCAATCTGAAGAAATTTTCAGTTATTGCAGATCTTAGAACACATGAGAAGCATTGTGGTATAGATAAATGGCTTTGTTCTTGTGGAACAACCTTTTCCAGGAAAGATAAGCTTTTTGGACACATTTCCCTTTTCCAAGGACATACACCTGCAATTCCTCTAGATGAAACCAAAGGTTTTGCTGGGACATCTGATCAAGGCCAAATAGGTAAAGCAACGACAGAGGCTGGAGAGATCGGTTTTGAGTTAAATGTTCAGAATGGTAGTGGGCTTCAAAATACTATAAATGTAAAAGAGGATGCAGATAATCCTGGCAGTTATTTGTCACCTTTGAACATTGAAACTTGCAAGCTTAGCGAACTCCAAGAGTTTCCCCAGCCACCATTTGAGGACCCAGAAAACTCATTCTCTTTTCTACTGTCAGGTTCATGTAATTACCCTCAGAGGGCTGGGAAAATATAG